From Pelagicoccus albus, the proteins below share one genomic window:
- a CDS encoding cytochrome c oxidase subunit II: MLEYFLPRASSFAGSIDQLFDIITYLVMFWFTLTLAFFLYVVFRFRHKPGQKAQYITGETHRQKMAVEVPHYLILLCDLVILGYTFVVWHEVKIDMPEPDAEVRVVSQQWAWTFYHAGMDGELGTEDDIATINELHLKKDAQYTYHLESLDVMHSFSIPVFRLKQDAVPGRIIRGHFQPILEGEWDIQCAEMCGYGHGFMPARVIISSAEEYDAWVAENTPDHLKPDTAYAQNESEKKEASNNG; this comes from the coding sequence ATGCTAGAGTATTTTCTTCCTAGAGCGTCATCGTTCGCCGGAAGCATCGACCAGCTATTTGATATCATCACGTATCTGGTCATGTTTTGGTTTACGCTGACACTTGCCTTCTTCCTGTACGTGGTTTTCCGCTTCCGACACAAGCCGGGGCAAAAAGCGCAATACATCACGGGCGAGACGCATCGCCAAAAAATGGCGGTCGAAGTGCCTCACTACCTTATCCTTTTGTGTGACCTCGTCATTTTAGGTTACACCTTCGTCGTTTGGCATGAGGTGAAGATTGATATGCCCGAGCCGGACGCTGAAGTCAGAGTGGTGTCACAGCAATGGGCTTGGACTTTCTATCATGCAGGGATGGATGGAGAGCTCGGTACCGAGGATGATATCGCCACGATCAATGAGTTACACCTCAAGAAGGACGCCCAGTACACTTACCACCTGGAATCGCTCGATGTGATGCATAGCTTTTCGATTCCGGTGTTCCGTCTCAAGCAGGATGCGGTACCGGGTCGAATCATCCGCGGCCACTTCCAGCCGATTCTCGAAGGAGAGTGGGATATCCAGTGTGCTGAAATGTGCGGATATGGCCATGGGTTCATGCCTGCGCGTGTCATCATTTCTTCGGCTGAGGAATACGATGCTTGGGTAGCCGAAAACACTCCCGACCATTTGAAGCCCGACACTGCTTACGCTCAAAACGAATCCGAAAAGAAGGAGGCCTCCAACAATGGCTAA